Part of the Plutella xylostella chromosome 22, ilPluXylo3.1, whole genome shotgun sequence genome is shown below.
AAATTGCACACGCATAAATTCGGTTGGACTTTATCGAAGTACTTCGTAGGAATAGGAAGGACCATCGTCATAACAATATACGATgtcaaataacaaaataagtgCTAATCATTATTGCCAAGTCCATCGGGCAAGCGCCGCGAGCTGAGTTCCGCACTCTGCACCACATTAGCATAATTAATTAGAGGTAAACGATCATAGGCGCAGAGGCCGGTCTCGTTTGCAGACCTTGACAATACTGGTCCTTCCATCATTTGAATTTTAGGATGCCTGTATTTCCAAAAAatttttttgtagttttttatatttgttcaACAGAAAATATAGGTAGAATGAGTAAGTTTTCAAATTCAAGTTCAAAATCTTTTAGTAACCTTATATGGATACAGCAGTTCAATCGTACCTAATGAAACCGGAGGTACTCAACTATTTGTGAAAGCGGAGTTTAACTTAGTTcgtagtaagtatttaatttcccttataaaattaattagttaAAGAAACTTCTGGAAATTTAAGCAAGTATTTAGTGCCTACAAATTATTGCGCGGAAATTGTAGCCCTCATACTTAGTAAGCTTACGACGGAATGCaaatttatttctaaaattGCCTGGACCGCAAACATGTAATTATTTGCGGCCATCATAAATTTTACacttatttcataattttcccACGAATTTCGTAATTTGGAAGGGTTACTTAGACTTTGATCTGTCGCGCTGTGAAATCTAGAAGTTTTGGAAAGTaggttttaaatttataaatagcaAACCAGTCTTGTACAACATGTTGCAAACGTTCAGATTGCAGAATGGTGGTCATTTCATCACATTTATTTTGGCTGCTGCATCGGTGCATTGACTGACAACTCAGCTGATTATTTTATCAGATCAGAGGTTCAATATACGATACACTTCTACGATGTAACCATCATAAACCCTCCTAATTAAGCCGCGACACCGATGTACAAGCTATGCTGCAAGgcgttgcaaaaatggtatagttATCTGATAAGAATGTTTCACGAATTCCCAAAAGTCgtataataaaagttttcactCCTCTTGAGTCACCCCGTCGagtttttaacaccctgtatgcaGAGATATACAGAGAGATTAACTTACCATCTGGAAGGCGGTGAGGTACTTCTTCCACCAGATGTACTTCTGGTACTTGGGCCCCATGGCCGCCACCATGTAGTAGAAGTACATGACGATGTGCACAAACGTGTTCAGAAGAGCAAAGAACGTCGAGTGACCGCCTGCAACAAAACATTACACTGTTGTTATTCATTTTCTAGATCTAGATGTGTCCAGTCCATCATGGTTCATGGTGAGAAATGGTTCAAACTTAAGAGGGATGTTAAAATATGGGGATATGCAgattccattcgagagagccctccagagtaagtaataataataatgagatgataattttgtttattatagcATTTATAGCCCAACTATAGGGATAGGCTTTAAAAGTGCTAACACAgaactaaaaaaattaatgtaatgtaatctaacagttattattatacaatgcAAAGCTACTGTAATACATAGGTCAATTAAGTCAATTGGATAACTCTGTCATTGTTAGGAAGTTTAATTTATGCTCCAAAACTTGTCATGATTAATTAATGATCTAGCGATAAgggttatttttaaacttataattatttatccaTGAGTCGACGCTATGACGTGCGCAGGCTGGGGTAATCAACCTTTCCATCGATCGTTTTCGGCTCTCAACGTTTTTTACAGCCTTTTGAAATATTAGCAATACGGTTTTCTTTAGAAAGTACAGGTATACCTAACGTGTGAAAGTTTAGTTCCAAGTAAATTTAGGTATATCTAAGGAGTGGGTCGAAAATATGACAGGCACGCTATTTAACATGAATGCGAATTAATTTATGTGTGCAATAAAAcccattacaataattatcaatatgAGTGGTTTTAGTCTCAATATTACGGGGTCTGTCAAGTGTGTgacagacacagacacagcTGTAGTTGCAAGACGATTTACGCAACGAGGCAATAAAGCCACGGTGTAACAAGTTTATCAAAAATCCTTATCTTCGCGGGACAAATGCCAACAGGTTGGCAAATGAAAACTGGTATAAATCGGAACTCGTCTCGATTTACATGCATGTTTAACATATTAAATGATGCCTAGTTGTTCCTGTGAGCACGTGAGTAGAACACACATGCGATGCCCTTCGCACTTTTGCGGATGTAACGGGCAGTCGCTAAACGACTATTTCAACATCCTtgtcaattttatttacactataatttaattatagttTTAGGAAACACATCTCAATGATTACACCAAACATGGTGGATTCCAATGACGGAATATCAAAATCGCGTCAATTAGCACACGGACTTTGCGTCGTATCTTAGCTAAAGCCTGTCTGCTAATTATTTGAAacaccaaacatttaaaacaataacattaaattaacacttgaaagtaaaatgaatataaaatGGTATTGTGATATAAAATTGTAGCCCTTTCAGATTGTTAACCGTTTTGAAATACAAATTAGTTGAATAGCGTCCAATCGACCAACGCTCTCAGCCATGATATGTCGCAAGATTCGTATCAAAACTattgcaataataatattcttgaCCAATAATATACTTGAGATATAACACCGGGATCTAGGTAAGTTCctaaaagttaaaatatgaAGTTACTTATCGGGATTTAATATGGAAATTGTCACTGCCCTTTAGGTCTTCTACCCATAAAACTTATAACCTAACTGACGATTGAACGTCTCAATAATTTCTGCTATAAATTATTGGCTAAGCCTTCGATCAAGACACCTCACAAACGATCTACCTACATGGACATAGATACACATTAAACTTATAATCTCCGTTTTTCAAACGTGGTTACATTAAAACCAATGTAAGTTTCAAAGATCATGCATTGTTTATCAGTGTTGAGGCCATTTATTGATATAACACGTTAACATACTATCGGGTCGTATCTAGGTACTTTGATGAACCGATACGCGAGATGCAACTATCGATGTAATAGTGTGTAACTTGTCTGTAAGATAATAAATGTCGTTATAACGAGATCCGTCTACTGTGTGTTGAGGCTCCTCAAAAGTGAAACATTTCTTACCCGAAAATGGAATAAATGGAAAGTAGGGTCAATGTGCCGCGAAATAAGATAGCGCATTTTCTAGAGTAAATTGATTATAACGGAAATATCTAATAATGCGATTATAAATGACTGTTACGTCAACAAATCCTATAATCAAATGGAAGGATTCCCCTTATCACATTACTAATCCGCAatcaaattacaataattacttaattaaatacttgTGGCCTACTTTACTCGCCTAATTATAAGTAGAGGTGAATTAATTATCTGAATTACTTGTTTGATAAAGCAgagatttatttaatttagataataatatcatatcaCAATTCCCTACGATCGCGACACgatttataatttgtaaaatatagcatgcgACCTATGtcgtttgattgacagattctTATGCTTGGTGAATAAATTTGGATTTCCCttgaaaacttaaaacttaataatatttatggatttgacagctgctattgggctcatgctatatttcaCAATGtatagttggtaatattgtGATGAGCTGTTAAATGCAGACAACGTCATTAAGTTAGCCATTTTCATCAGTTAAACTTGATTGCAGAGTAGCTATCTCGGCCTATCTACATTATTTGGGTTCTATCACACAGCCTGCGGGGCATCACTATGACGATGGCGGTAACGCGACGAGAAGAAACGCTGTATGAAATTAAAGCACTCGGCGGCACTCTGGTGTCGCGTCCTCCCGCCCAGCCCGCTATGTGCCTGGACCTTTATAACTGGACATTTagactattattaataatttacctgGTGCGAACTTGAGTCCCATCCACACGGAGAAGGGCATGATCCCGTGGTGGATGACGTGCAGCGTGGACACCTGCTCGTTCTTCTTGCGGAGCACGAAGAACAGAGTGTCGAAGAATTCCGTGAACTTGCTGAAGTAGTACCACCAGCATGTGTTGGCCATCTGGAAGTGAACACCTTATTAGCTGGAGCGGAAGAGTTTTGTGCTGTTTTTAAGCGGTATATGGAAACTTTTCGGATGCTTCTCACAGACGACAGCCAATCAGCGGAATCGGAGCGGGCTAAGACCGAGTATACTTTCATCAGTAAACAGCGCTTTAGCGATTAGCATTGACTCCGCTAAGTTTTAGATGGGTTAATATTCCAATTCATTCCAATGTACAATTACCCTCAGTTGTAGTTTTTAGAGCCAGTCAAAGCATCAAATACATACACTATACCTAATATGTATATGAAAATTAGTTAGAATGTGCCAGTTGCAAATGTTGCAACACTCCTAAATGCTATTCGTAAACAAAGCACATACTACATGTGGGAATGCGTTGTGTCGTCTGGCCCTTGAAGTCGTTTGATGGTCTAAACACCCTTGAGCCGCTGGACATGCAAATATTGTACGAAATAATCTACTTACTCGCATAGCCATCGGGCTTCTAGAATAGTCTACGAGTTGGCATCTGAAGTCGTAGTGGCCCCACCATCCGCTCATCAGGTACTgcaaagtaaattttacattgaattaacaagttttttttaaattacctcACCACTTTTTCTACATTGTTATGATAGCTGTTGTATATACaatatcatttatattaagtatggaggtatattataattttaaatcagcTTGATTCTAGAGCTTCTTGCTCATGcgcaatttttaatttattttggtatttttgGATAGAAggttatttgttatttaatagCCATTGTCGAAGGAAGTAGAACAACGGTATTAAGCGTAACACAATGATGCTTAGGTATAAACTATTTAAGATGATTGCTCTACTTTTCACAAATgatagcaataaaatatttaatgtgaTGTTTCGGCACATATTATGGCATGAAAAAACACAAGCTTCAgagtctgtttcacaatgtacGGATAAATGTTATGATCTATGTCATTAAAATCATACTTTTAGCTTACTGaaattacagttaaaatataaactacTAGCTTGATTAAGCAAGTCTAACTAGGTATGCTAAAGCAAATGGCAGTTTCAGCATGTTTTTTAATCAGAAAGAAAACTTTTATCTAGATCTAGACATGTCTCATAGAAATGTCTCATTAAGATTACGAATTAgaaatttttattgttaaaatgatttaatttatcTGGCGAACCTAAAATTGATATAGTTTGTCACTAAAATCTAAACGACCCAGATGTAGTTTAAAGTATTTTGAATGGCTAAAAATTATTAGGGGAAAAGTCTACGCCAACTTTTGAGTTAACAGTTGTTTAACCTTAAAGTGCATAGTTGCAtattaactgccagtttctataactctatctatctataactggtagttactttcatacgattttgacattttgttacttttgattatgtcaaaatcatatgaaagtaactaccagttatggatagatagagatatagaaactggcagtaagagATTCATGTATTGACTGTGATAAGATCAAGTAAGTTACTAGTGGAGCTATACAATACGCGCCACTGCATTAAAAGATTTAGTTATTACATGCAAATATCAAAGTCTATCCTAGATTTTATGTtacagataacacttatcagGCGAAGCATGtttgaaaattataatggCAGCGATAGTGCTAAGTGAGATAAGAAGTACAGTGACACACCTCTTTGACATACATActatcaataaaaaaagtttccaACAAAATTACGAATTTTAAACAGGCATTTAAGACTTATTCCGACAATGCAGAGAGATATTTTGTCACATGTTAAACGTGATAAGATAGTTTGATCGTAAGATTAAGAGTTATCGTTTTGTACACGATAATCTTCAGCCAATCTAACAGTAGACTTTGCAGTCTACATTTAAGTACCAGTGTGGGATCTATTGTTATAACATCACTTAAGTTATGGGTAACACTTGATAATGTAAGTGTTATAGCATTACATTATGATGGTGCGTCGTGTTTTGTTCCCACTAGCAGGTTATATCACGGATAGATGCACCGAATAGGTTATTGTGATGACAAAGCGCAGGAAAACACAGATCGTGTACCACGAATCAGCTTGTTTTGTTTCTAGTAAGTGTTACTTCTTGGATTTATCCATAATAAACCCGTTCCAGTAACTACACCTTATAGCAAATAGATTACCAGAATGACTCATTGTTTTAATGTTTACAGTTTATGGACATGAAGTTGATTTTAGATATTAGTGACAGCTTGTTAAATGATCCGTAACTAGTGCCGGAGTTATTAACAATGCAAATGGTTTTCCTTAATCCGTTGATTAACAACGCACTAGTTCAGTAGACTctcataaaatttacaattcaTTTCTAAACGACAGCTACTACCAACCATCATTCATCATTCCCAGTCTCAACCCTCGTTCCCACTATGTCGTCTGTCGGgccgattttttattggatgttcattttatatgtaaatcGGTGTCGGACAAATGTGAACAGCTTCATATAAAATGTTCTGCCACTACGACGATGTAATGGGAACCAGCACACATTCTCACAGCTACAACTTACCTCATAGAATATCCAGGCGCTGAAGACAGTCTGTGCCAGGTTGTAGACGACGAGCACCTGGCGCAGGTCGAAGGGCTTCCTGTTGGCCATGAGCCGCGGGCCGATCACCTTCGCCGCGAGCGCGTAGCAGAGACACGCGCCGATGGTCGGCAGCGGGGACTGCATCATCGCCCAGTCCTTCACGCGAGGGTCTGGAGATAGGGGTGGAAGGTTAGTTGAAGGAAGACGGGTGGAATGTATATTTGAGGTAGAAGGTGTTGTATGTTTACTGAACTTGCAAGTCATGTGCGGATGATAGctctgtggggttaccaccattACCAttaccgaacattagcaataaaCAATCCTTaacagcgtcgctcgcttgtcaaatctgacgtaacttgtatagatctgacagatgtttgaccgGCTGCTTATGGttattgttaattgctaatctGTCGGTGGTGGCACGGTAGCTGTACTCCGTGAAGGGATTACATGGGTTATTGATTTTGTTACGGCGATTAAACGATGGATGCGTCGATGAAGACGCCGTAAGTTCGTGTCGATGGGTCACATTCTAGTTCCTTGCATCAGCAATGGAGTGTATTCccacatacataataatatttacgagGGAATCTTTCATCGACCGCGGCCGCAAGTACTGTATCGTTCAGTCTGAGATACGAGTGAGAGTATTGCAAAAGACGCAATGCTCAGGCGAGTTTGCAACACTCTCGGCTCACTGTCTACATAGTGGCGGTTTGTGAAATATACGCCGCGTACTAGAGCGTCCCAAGGAATGTTCCGCGaactaaacttatttttattttatttacgtcCGTTAATTGTCCGTTCACCGCAGGTGTTTTTCCATTTACATTCACAAATTGATAAACAAAGATTGAACCAGTTTGATATACACGTTATTGACGCTAGCAGGTAATTACTGATCCTTATACTTACGCACTAGTTTCAGATCTGCTAGTCACTTCCCCGGTTCGGAATAAGAGGAGAACATTGCAACAACGCAGACTTTCAATAATCTAGACAACCTTCATCGTTCATTTATAACGACCAGGAAACTATGTCTGCTTTTCAAACTATGTTGATTGTTGGTTTTGCTCgtctatttaaatatttgctACACTTGGTTATGCATTCAGCTTTTATGCGTGCCAACCTTCGAATATAATGCACCTAGCAAGGCAGAGAGTGCGATATGCAGCGATCAGGATGCGTAATGGGCATGGTGACAAAGTGCATGGGGGTAATTGTCTGTGTGACGCCGCCTCGCGCGTCAACTGCTAGTTGACATAACCTCGTTGGGTCTCGGGCGCGTTGCGCACACCAGCTGCAGTAGAATGTTCTGCTCTGATGTAACGCGTTGAGCAACCGCAGCAGCTCAGCGGACTTTAGCCCGCGAACCAACTACCCATTTACATTCAATGGACTCACATACTGAGAATTAAGCTATTACCGCGCCAAGTTCAACGCTCATGAATATGCACAGTTCAGTTAACATGAGCCCGCACTAATTGACTTATAATTGCAGGTTAATGAATGCTTTGTTGTGAAGTGCAACTCACCGCTCCTGTTGTCCAGGAGGTCCCGGTACCAGCTCGAGATGCTCTCCATCTTTGGTAACTCTCAGTTCTCTGTGTCACGAATCTGTAACAAAGAAAGCATCTCACATTAACACCAACAAATTCAGGACACCTTAGGCTTTGTATAGACACAACTCTTGTTGTCATTAGGTCAACTCAGGTTCAAGTTCAAAGGAGATCAAAATGCAAGAAAGGAAGAGGCGACAGAATTatgtcataatcataaccGCGACCGATGTTCTTGCCAATCTAAATGGGCCTAGTAAGTTAAGTTTTCATAATCTCATAATTTCatgctataaataaataatgtatcaaGTGATATAATACACAGGCTTAGGAAACACAAAGCAGGTACCTAGCCAGAACAGTGAAGAAGTACGTAATCGCGAGTAATAATGTCAATAACAACAAATTATAATGTTACAAGGCTCCAGGCGCGGTCTACAAATGGAGAGTTTCGACAGTGGCGTGCGTGACTTCGCATCTATTTCGGTCGCCGTGGGTCAATGTTAATTTGTTAACTCGCGCTTTACTGCAATGGATTTTCCATAATTGTATCCACTTCCGCGCTTAAAATTTGTTTGTGTCCACTGCAACTTTGTAAAACTGCACCGTTTGACACCAAGCTCGTGCAGGTACACGGCAACACCAGAGTCGCAGTCGTAGTAATTAATGTGCAGAAACATTTCAAGAACAGTGATTATTTACGTAATAGCACATGAACACGCTCGTGTAAATGATCACAATTCAAGTATATTTGCACGTCAGACCTTTGACCGTCAACATTGTCGCTAGGAATACATAGCACTCTAGAATAAACGCCAATTGTGGCTGGTGATTGGCGAGACTTAAAAGTAAACTTGATCgattttgaattaattttaaggCAGGTATTCGTAAActgattttattacttaatagcGTGCTTAATTTGGGCGGTCGATCGGTCGTCTTCATAGCTAGtacattacatattattatattcaataaGATATGTATCGGTTTGGGGGTAACCACCTATAGTGGACAACGAAGAAGTGAAGTGTTTTCACATTTGACCTGACAAAGCCATGTTTAGCAGTACAGGATAATGGCGACGCGGCCATCATGTACACTAGCGAAGGCGGAAGCAGGCTCGCGCCTCTTCCTGCAGACTTTAACGTACCGACTACACATTGCGGTTTTTAAAAACTGTAGATTTCGCATAAGAGAACGAGTGATTAAGAAGTTTCCGCTTGTTACGTCAGATAAACTCATCGCAGCGGCCTTGCAGGCTGAGAGAAAGGGGCCCCACCGCTGCAGCCACTTGTTGCCGCAATCGACACTGATCCAGATACCCCAAGGATCCGACACACCAAATCTCATTATGACACACACCACAAAATCAGGTCAATCCACACTGTAATGGTAAACAAAGTGAGCTAACTAACGGATAGCAAATATTTACCCAACTAGCACGTTTCAGCTAAAAGCCCCGGAATCTGTAGTAACGAGTACATCGCTCTACGATCTTTGAACACCGTGAAATGTGCGATACAGGAAAATCAACACGATTAGAGACACAACAAAGATACCGTGGGACAACGTAAATATCCTGTTATTAAAATTGGCATTGCCGCTGCAATTATGAGCTGCGCAGCAGAATGCAAGTTGATCTCTGGTAATGACTCCGAGTGTCACTAAGGTTAATATGTGGACTGAAGACTGGAAAATAGTCACCTGGTCATGAGGTCATAgtgaaaataaacaatagtATAGATAGAAGGGTGCACTGAAGGTATCAGCGAGCGAGTAACATGACGAGGCGAGGAGCGGGGGGTAGCCGCACGCTGCACTATTGTACAACAGCCTTGACCTCCTTCCGTTGTCAACTAAAAAGCATTCCTCCAGTATATTCAAATCCTGCATAACATCACGTGCATTCGTGTGCGATTGATTTCTAATTGCTGATGCGTTATCTATAACAATTAGGCGCAATGAAATCTGTCTGCTGCCTGACCTCTGGAGATTTCTAATCGAAGATGCTGAATGATTGACTGCCCGATTCAGTCAGGATTCGACCTGATTTGTCGGAAAAATAGGTCACAGGGAGGCGGCGGGTACGCACAGTGGTCGCACTTTCACTGATGGTCGCAGATTTACGTAAAGGTGTtgcgccagcgccgccgcccgcgctgcgcccgcgccgctgacccacagccgccgccgccgccgccgccgccagccaTAACCCACATTCGGACATCTTCCATCCAAATACGCTATCGGCTTATTACATCATGTTTGATTAACAAATACCGCCTTAATAATAGACTCAGGTCACATACCAACTATTTGAATTAGagaataaatatgtaattgaCCATTCGGAGTGGTTCGTATTTTTGTTCaaactgaaaaataatattgaaagCAAATATGCAAATCGATAACACAAAaacgtaataattataattaattagatGCCAAATATCtaacattaaataatagcTGCATACTTTTTACAATACTGACGTGCGAATTGAATAAAGCTAACACGAAGTTATTTGATCTTGAATGTCGGATGGACGGTTTATAGAATTAGATAACAAGTCGTAAGAATCTATTACCGAAGCGGGCGGCGGCGTAAGTTCAATGTCGAGCCTCAAGTAGGTTATGCTTGTAAGCTTAGCGATGCCGGTGTCCCGCCGCCGGTTGACTCAACCCATTTAGTTGCCGTTTAGGAAATCAGTAACGGTCGGTTCTTACAAGACATATTTGGCTCTATTTAGATAAGCTAATTGCGAGTACTTTGACATCGCAAAGCTCATAACAAAGGCAAAAGGGGGAGGATGTCATTGCGTCGCATCGGAGTTATCTACAACAATTTATgtgctttattttatatagttGTTTTACTTGATAAGTTCATTAGCTACAGTAAAATTTGCAAAACCCGCGGAGGTTTAAATTTTGTTCATTAATTCCACAGGGATCAAATATCAAATCCTGCCAAAATATGTGGATAAACAATACGGCGGACAACGCCATCGCGATGTTCGATGCGCTTGCGCAACACTAGCGCCATCGATATGCAACGCGGCGACCGCCGAGTGGACACTCGTCATAGTCTCAGCCGCGGCCGCATTGTGTAAGGGTTGCTAAACACATCAACGATCACCGGCATTGTCGCTTGCCATTTTTGTGCCTAGCCGAAGGAACGGGTTACATTTAAGTTCTCATCCGCATTTACTCGACT
Proteins encoded:
- the LOC105382566 gene encoding elongation of very long chain fatty acids protein, with the translated sequence MESISSWYRDLLDNRSDPRVKDWAMMQSPLPTIGACLCYALAAKVIGPRLMANRKPFDLRQVLVVYNLAQTVFSAWIFYEYLMSGWWGHYDFRCQLVDYSRSPMAMRMANTCWWYYFSKFTEFFDTLFFVLRKKNEQVSTLHVIHHGIMPFSVWMGLKFAPGGHSTFFALLNTFVHIVMYFYYMVAAMGPKYQKYIWWKKYLTAFQMVQFVLIFSHQLQVLFRPSCQYPHVFVYWIAMHGFLFLFLFSDFYKARYTKPGQRIAKNGLCMAVMDDSASPLNGKHYKQAEGSEVPNSYASSSADAFVRRRPVS